A region of the Pricia mediterranea genome:
GAAAGCTGCAAATGACCATCAAGAAATATTGAAAAGTCCCGAACCCTTCGTGCGACTCGAAGATTTTGCGGAATGGGCCATGCTTCTTACCCTTAACTTCTTTATTGACGACAGTTTTGCGGACCCGGGTATTAAGAGCGACCTGCGCTATAAAATCGAAGCCGGGCTTAGGGATAACGGTATTACCATCCCTGTACCCAGAACAAACGTAAAGCTGTATCCTTCGGAGTCGTACACCGTAGTGCGAACGGATAAACCCAAAGATGAAAATGAAACTTAGAAACACCATGTGGTCGGGTTTGGCGACTTTTTTGTGCGTTGCCACTTGGGGCTTCGCCCAGACCCCGGATATTGCGAGAATTGAATATATGACGATGCCCAGAAACGATCAGGGCGCCAAATTATCACGAATTAAACTAGTGGCCAACCTGCCCATTATCCTAAAAGATTCAAGCAGCATTATAGTCGGAGGCGAATACAACCGGTTGTCATATGGACTACGACGTGAAGGTATTTCCGAACAGGTCGAGGGCTTGCGGCATTTGCACGTGGCCGACTTCAACTTGGCCTACGTGTATCGCTACAATAAGTTTTGGCGTATTATCGGGTTGGTCACCCCGCGCTTGTCCTCCACTTTGGGCGAACCGATCGAAAAAGGGGATATTTCGTTCAATGCGACGGCCGGGGTATTGCGGGAACGGAAAGATGTCGATAAACCTACTATTTTGGTGTTGGGCATCGCCTATAATTCAACAGTCGCCCTCAGGGTTCCGTTGCCCATCGTATATTTCGAGAAACGCTTTCATAAGCACTGGACCTATGTGCTCGGAGCCCCCAAAACGGCCATCAAGTACCATTTCAACGAAAAACACCAATTGCAGTCAGAATTCATCCTCGACGGCTACTATGTAAATCTGCAGAGCTCCATCCTACTTCCCGGAGGACTGGGGGCGACATCGATTTCATCCTCCGCGGCATTGACTACCCTTGGATATCAGTACGCTATTAAAAAATCGACTTTCCTGTATATTTACGGGGGACATACCCTTTTTCAAAAGGGCGTTTTAAGAAATTCCGATCGAGATGATATCTTTACCTTGAACGATGGGCCCAGTTTTTATATGAGGGCCGGATTTCGAATAGGACTTTAATCTATTATTTCTAAAATTCCAAATCTAAACCCTAGCATCCCATAGCTACAAAAACGAAAACAATGCCAAAAATACTGATTATAGAAGACGAGTCCGCCATTAGGAGGGTGTTGGTCAAGATACTTTCAGAAGAGAACGAGTCGTATCAGCTGGAGGAAGCGGAAGATGGCCTCAAGGGCATGGAAGCGATCAAGAACAACGATTACGATTTGGTGCTTTGCGACATAAAAATGCCGAAAATGGATGGGGTCGAAGTCCTGGAGGCCGCCTTAAAAATTAAGCCGGAGATACCCTTTATCATGATTTCGGGGCACGGTGATCTAGACACCGCGGTGAACACCATGAGGTTGGGCGCCTTCGACTACATTTCGAAACCGCCCGATCTGAACCGGTTGCTGACCACGGTGCGCAATGCGTTGGACCGGCAGGAGTTGGTGGTCGAGAACAAAAAATTGCGGAAGAAGGTCGGCAAGAACTACGAAATGGTCGGGGAGAGCGAGGCGATATCCGCGATCAAGGAAATGATCGAAAAAGTCGCACCGACCGAAGCCCGCGTGCTGATTACCGGCGCCAATGGTACCGGGAAAGAATTGGTCGCGCACTGGTTGCACGAAAAAAGCGAACGTAGCGAAGGGCCCTTTGTCGAGGTAAACTGCGCCGCAATCCCATCTGAGCTGATTGAAAGTGAACTTTTCGGCCACGTTAAAGGTGCGTTCACTTCCGCCGTGCGCGATCGTGCCGGCAAATTCGAGGCCGCGAACAAGGGCACGATCTTTCTCGACGAAATCGGCGATATGAGCCTTTCGGCCCAAGCGAAGGTGCTGCGGGCCCTTCAGGAGAACAAGATCTCAAGGGTCGGTACGGACAAGGATATCAAGGTCAACGTTCGCGTGCTAGCCGCTACCAACAAAGACCTTAAAAAGGAAATCGAGGAAGGCAACTTTCGGGAAGATCTTTACCATCGTCTGGCGGTTATCTTGATGCACGTGCCTCCCCTAAACGATAGACCGGAGGATATTCCGGTCCTAATCGAACATTTTTCAAAAAAGATTACTTCCGAGCAGGGTATCGCCGCCAAAACCTTCTCGAAAAAGGCGGTCAAACTGTTGAAGGGTTACGATTGGACGGGGAATGTCCGTGAACTTCGGAACGTGGTCGAACGCCTGATCATTCTCGGCGGAAAAGAGGTGTCGGAAGAAGACGTAAAGCTCTTTGCCAGCAAATAGGGAGAGAGAGAGTAAGAAAGTGACCGTGGCCTGCGTCTTTTGTAGAGGTTCGGATCATTTGCTCAAAGGCTTGCTTTTGGTTCTGTCCTTGTTGCGATGAAACAAAACGGATGTAATTTGCTTAGACTGAAAGACGAAAGGGAGAAAGAACAAGGATAGCTCAGGGTGAAAGAGTGGTTTTAGGCTTGGACTTCTTTTTTGGATATTTCATTAGTCTTTTTTTCTTGCTCTTTCCGTCCTTTTTCCATCGGCGGGGCTTTCTAGTAATCGAAACGATCTAAAACTACCACAAATTCCAGGGTAGAACCTTACTTCTTCCCCTGGCAGTCCCCCAGTTGTTCCAAGGCATTCCATGTAATTTCCTCAGTTCTCAAATTGTAGTACTTCTTTCCTTCGGAAAGGCCCTCCCGCAAGAGCTGCTGTTGGCAATGTTCGTAAATTCGCGTGGCGAAGGCACGGGCATCTTGACAGTCCACCGTGCGGATTACCTGCTGCAACGATTTCCTGTATTTTGTGAGGGACGAGTCAATCTTCTGTTTTAAGAGCGTCATACCGTATTGACCCTCCAGATTTATGGTGCTTCCCATATATTCGGTGCCCTCCTGAGGCTTAACGCTGACTGTGGATTTGTCGTGTTTTTCGCTGTTATGCAAGATTTTGATGCCTTCCTCAAGATTTTGAATGCCCTGTTTGAGCAGCATCCGGATATCGCTCAGGGAAGCCGATTTCGTAGCGTCCTTCAAGAGAACGCTCGCCTCGTCGATATATTCCGAAGCCTCGGGGCAATCACAGTCCGTTATTTGTTTCGCAGATTTATCCAGGGCTCCCAATGCCTTAAAAATGTGAAATCGCGCCAGTTGCAACTCGTCCTGTACAATAGCCTCTTCAAGCTCCGATTTCACATATGTCATGTTGGAGCCAGCGTATTTACAGGGTTGAACGGTCACAAATGAAGAAAAAAGAAAGAAAAAAAGCGCATAGAGCATCTGGGGATACAACTTCATAAGCTAGGTTTGATCGGTAAAATTTGGGCGTTTTACATCGCAAAGTTAGAGCGATCAGGGGCTTACCTCCTCATTTATTCGATGCCCCGTTAAGTCTGGGGATTATTTTAGTCGAACCGACGCTTTCTCAGGTCGAACCGCTGTTTTTTCCCGCTTTAAACTACCGTTCACCGAATGTATTTTCTATCTTCAGCCCATGGATATATCTAAAATCAGTTCGTTTAAGATCGACGCCCCCGTAAAGCTTTCCGACCGGGGGACTTATGAGGATTTCGGAGCTTCCAACAAACAGTTGAAAGAGAAATACAAAGACATCAGAAAAGACTTAGGCGACCTTCAAGATACGCTTTACGCCCATGGAAAGTATAGTGTTCTGGTCTGCTTGCAGGGGATGGATACCGCAGGGAAAGACAGCCTGATCCGGGAAGTTTTTAAAGATTTCAATGTGCGCGGGGTCGTGGTGCACAGCTTTAAGGTGCCCACCGAACTCGAATTGAAGCACGATTATCTTTGGAGGCACTATATTGCCCTGCCCGCCAAGGGCAAGTTCGGGGTGTTCAACCGTACCCATTACGAAAATGTATTGGTGACCCGGGTGCATCCCGAATTTATATTGGACCAAAATATTCCCGGTATCCATTCGGTTGCCGATATCGATCAACAATTTTGGGACCGGCGTTTCGATCAGATCAACGATTTTGAGAAGCATATAGCGGATACCGGTACGATCGTGTTCAAGTTTTTTCTTCACCTGTCCAAAGAGGAACAACGCCAGCGTTTGCTGCGTCGGTTGCACCTCAAGCGAAAGAACTGGAAGTTCTCCCCCGGTGACCTGAAAGAACGCAAACTGTGGGACAGGTACCAGAAGTGCTACGAAGAGGCTATCAGTAATACCTCAAAACCGCACGCGCCCTGGTACATCATACCGGCCGACAACAAAAAGGCCGCGAGGGTCTCGGTAGCTTCCATCCTATGGGAGGAACTAAGTAAATACAAAAACATCAAGGAACCGGAGCTTGCCCCTGATATACAGGCCGATTTAAATCACTACATCAAAACCTTACAAGCGGAAAAACAATGAAAGGGATCAAAGGGATGAAATGGATAAGATGCCGCAGAGCGATGGGAGGCCAGCAACGAACGGGACATTGGGGAGCGATGAAAAGTCTGGCCGCGATAGGTACACTGATGCTAACACTTCTTCTGCTAGGTTTTCAATCCCACGCGCAGAACGGGGACGAAATGCAGCTCAAAAGAATCTATGATGCCGCCCTTACGGACGGCAAGGCCTATGACTGGCTCAATCACCTGTCGAACCAGATAGGCGGCCGGCTCTCGGGATCCCTAGAGGCGCAACGCGCCGTGGAATACACGAAGGTCCAACTCGAATCCTTGCAACTTGATCGGGTTTGGCTACAGCCGGTGATGGTGCCCAAATGGGTACGGGGCACCCCTGAATTCGCCTACATGGAGACGTCTCCAGGAATCACGAGTACGGTCCCCATCCGTGCTTTGGGAGGGTCCGTGGCTACTCCCCTTGGAGGACTTAAGGCCAATGTCATCGAAGTAAAGGGCATTGAGGATCTCAGAGCACTCGGTGAAAATAAGATCGGGGGTAAAATCGTGTTCTTCAATCGGCCGATGGACCCAACCAAAATCAGTACGTTCGAAGCGTACTCAGGGGCTGTGGACCAGCGCTACTCCGGTGCGGAAGAGGCCGCTAAGTTTGGTGCGATCGGGGTCATCGTACGTTCCCTCAACCTTAGACTGGACGATTTTCCACATACCGGCTCCATGAGTTATGGCGATACGGCAGAGGGCGATAGAATTCCCGCTGCAGCGATAAGCACCAATGCCGCGGAGATGTTGTCCACCACCCTGAAACTGAACCCGGAGACCAAATTCTACTTTAAGCAGCATTGTAAACAGTTCGATGATGTCCAGTCGTATAACGTCATCGGGGAAATCAAGGGAAGTACCCATCCCGATGAAATCATTGTGGTCGGGGGGCACCTCGACTCTTGGGACCTGGGCGACGGAGCCCACGACGACGGGGCCGGATGTGTGCAGAGCATGGAGGTACTCCGCCTACTAAAACTTTCGGGCTACATCCCGAAACGCACCATTAGGGCCGTGCTGTTCATGAACGAGGAAAATGGATTGCGCGGTGCAACCGAATATGCCGTCAAGGCCAAAGCGAACAATGAAAACCACATTTTTGCCTTGGAAAGCGATGCCGGTGGCTTTGCCCCAAGGGGTTTTTCGTTTGAAAGTTCCGATACCCATTTAAAGCGGGTACATGGCTGGAAGCCGCTTTTCAAACCGTACCAGATCCATCTGTTCGAAAAGGGACACAGTGGTGCCGACATCGCCCCGCTCAAGAACGGGGATAATGTATTGGCCGGTCTTCGACCCGATTCCCAGCGTTATTTTGTCCATCATCATGCCGCGAACGACACCTTCGAACACGTCAACAAACGAGAACTGGAGCTGGGAGCTGCCGCTATGGCGAGTTTGGTGTACCTTTTTGACAAGTATGGCGTTGAACCCGCTGCGACGCTGGGAAACTAACGAAACCGCCCCGTGAGGCATCGCCCAAAAATCCCTACCTTTGCCGCTCACCAAAATCATCAGGATGAAAGACGGAATCTACGCAAAATTCATTACTTCCAAAGGAGAAATACTGGCAAGGCTAACCTATGAAAAGACCCCTGGAACGGTGGGTAATTTTGTGGCCCTCGCCGAGGGAAAACAAAAAAACAAGGTAAAACCCAAGGGAGAACCTTATTACGACGGCCTGACCTTTCATCGGGTGATTCCTGATTTTATGATTCAGGGCGGTTGTCCCCAAGGCACCGGTACGGGAGATGCCGGTTATAAGTTCGACGATGAGTTCCATCCCGACCTCAACCACTCCGAACCCGGGGTGCTTTCCATGGCCAATGCCGGACCGGGCACCAATGGAAGTCAATTCTTTATCACCCACGTACCGACCCCGTGGTTGGACAATAGGCATACGGTATTCGGCCATGTGGAATCGGGTCAAGATGTAGTCAATGATATCGCACAGGGTGATACTATTGAAAGCCTCGAGATTGTCAGGCTTGGGGAAGATGCTAAAAATTGGGATGCGGTCGAAGCCTTCGAAACCTTTAAAAGCTCAAAGGAAGAACGCGAAGCGGAACAAAAAAAGGCTCAGAAAGCGGAACTCGATAAAATCGCCGAGGGGTTCGAAAGTACCGAAAGCGGACTCCGGTACAAGGTTATAAAGGAAGGTAATGGAGTCAAGGCCCAAAAGGGCCAAACGGTGTCGGTACATTATGAGGGATCGTTGTTGAACGGTCAGGTTTTTGATTCCTCCTATAAACGCAAACAGCCCATCGACTTTAAACTGGGCGGGGGACAAGTCATTTCCGGTTGGGACGAAGGTATCGCCCTCTTGAAGGTAGGTGATAAGGCCCGTTTTGTCATCCCTCCGAACTTAGGGTATGGCAGTAATGGGGCCGGAGGCGTCATTCCGCCGAATGCTACCTTGTTATTCGACGTTGAGTTGATGGATGTAAAGTAAAAAAAAAGCCCCGACAGTAATGCCGGGGCTTGGTATAAAAAAAGTTTATGCGTTCTTAGTCTACTACTTTCACATTTACCGCGTTCAATCCTTTTTTACCTTGTTGTAGTTCAAATTCTACAACATCACCTTCACGAATTTCGTCGATTAAACCTGAAATGTGTACAAAGTGATCTTCGCTTGAACCATCTTCAGTGATAAATCCGTAACCTTTGGAGTCATTGAAGAATTTTACTGTTCCTCTGTTCATAATACTAAAAAATTAAAAATTAAATTAAAGCGCAAATATAGGATTTAATTATTTAATCGCGTGATTTTTTTGAAAGTTATATTTTGAAACCCGTAAGGCTCAGGCCGCTTTGGTCAATAAGTCCTCAATGGAAGAGGTGATGCCTTTGGGGTCTAATCCGATGATGGCAATCGCCAAGGTCAGCACCGAGGTGGCACGATTGATTATTTTTTGCACGCTTCCCAGTTCCTTATAAAGCTTTCGGGTGTCGTGGGTGATCGTCTCGATATGTTTGAGCGAGGTCTCGACCTCTTCCATCACCAAAATGGCGGACTGGGTGTAAAGTCTTGT
Encoded here:
- a CDS encoding DUF6268 family outer membrane beta-barrel protein; translated protein: MKLRNTMWSGLATFLCVATWGFAQTPDIARIEYMTMPRNDQGAKLSRIKLVANLPIILKDSSSIIVGGEYNRLSYGLRREGISEQVEGLRHLHVADFNLAYVYRYNKFWRIIGLVTPRLSSTLGEPIEKGDISFNATAGVLRERKDVDKPTILVLGIAYNSTVALRVPLPIVYFEKRFHKHWTYVLGAPKTAIKYHFNEKHQLQSEFILDGYYVNLQSSILLPGGLGATSISSSAALTTLGYQYAIKKSTFLYIYGGHTLFQKGVLRNSDRDDIFTLNDGPSFYMRAGFRIGL
- a CDS encoding sigma-54-dependent transcriptional regulator gives rise to the protein MPKILIIEDESAIRRVLVKILSEENESYQLEEAEDGLKGMEAIKNNDYDLVLCDIKMPKMDGVEVLEAALKIKPEIPFIMISGHGDLDTAVNTMRLGAFDYISKPPDLNRLLTTVRNALDRQELVVENKKLRKKVGKNYEMVGESEAISAIKEMIEKVAPTEARVLITGANGTGKELVAHWLHEKSERSEGPFVEVNCAAIPSELIESELFGHVKGAFTSAVRDRAGKFEAANKGTIFLDEIGDMSLSAQAKVLRALQENKISRVGTDKDIKVNVRVLAATNKDLKKEIEEGNFREDLYHRLAVILMHVPPLNDRPEDIPVLIEHFSKKITSEQGIAAKTFSKKAVKLLKGYDWTGNVRELRNVVERLIILGGKEVSEEDVKLFASK
- a CDS encoding PPK2 family polyphosphate kinase: MDISKISSFKIDAPVKLSDRGTYEDFGASNKQLKEKYKDIRKDLGDLQDTLYAHGKYSVLVCLQGMDTAGKDSLIREVFKDFNVRGVVVHSFKVPTELELKHDYLWRHYIALPAKGKFGVFNRTHYENVLVTRVHPEFILDQNIPGIHSVADIDQQFWDRRFDQINDFEKHIADTGTIVFKFFLHLSKEEQRQRLLRRLHLKRKNWKFSPGDLKERKLWDRYQKCYEEAISNTSKPHAPWYIIPADNKKAARVSVASILWEELSKYKNIKEPELAPDIQADLNHYIKTLQAEKQ
- a CDS encoding M28 family peptidase; translated protein: MKSLAAIGTLMLTLLLLGFQSHAQNGDEMQLKRIYDAALTDGKAYDWLNHLSNQIGGRLSGSLEAQRAVEYTKVQLESLQLDRVWLQPVMVPKWVRGTPEFAYMETSPGITSTVPIRALGGSVATPLGGLKANVIEVKGIEDLRALGENKIGGKIVFFNRPMDPTKISTFEAYSGAVDQRYSGAEEAAKFGAIGVIVRSLNLRLDDFPHTGSMSYGDTAEGDRIPAAAISTNAAEMLSTTLKLNPETKFYFKQHCKQFDDVQSYNVIGEIKGSTHPDEIIVVGGHLDSWDLGDGAHDDGAGCVQSMEVLRLLKLSGYIPKRTIRAVLFMNEENGLRGATEYAVKAKANNENHIFALESDAGGFAPRGFSFESSDTHLKRVHGWKPLFKPYQIHLFEKGHSGADIAPLKNGDNVLAGLRPDSQRYFVHHHAANDTFEHVNKRELELGAAAMASLVYLFDKYGVEPAATLGN
- a CDS encoding peptidylprolyl isomerase, which translates into the protein MKDGIYAKFITSKGEILARLTYEKTPGTVGNFVALAEGKQKNKVKPKGEPYYDGLTFHRVIPDFMIQGGCPQGTGTGDAGYKFDDEFHPDLNHSEPGVLSMANAGPGTNGSQFFITHVPTPWLDNRHTVFGHVESGQDVVNDIAQGDTIESLEIVRLGEDAKNWDAVEAFETFKSSKEEREAEQKKAQKAELDKIAEGFESTESGLRYKVIKEGNGVKAQKGQTVSVHYEGSLLNGQVFDSSYKRKQPIDFKLGGGQVISGWDEGIALLKVGDKARFVIPPNLGYGSNGAGGVIPPNATLLFDVELMDVK
- a CDS encoding cold-shock protein produces the protein MNRGTVKFFNDSKGYGFITEDGSSEDHFVHISGLIDEIREGDVVEFELQQGKKGLNAVNVKVVD